Proteins co-encoded in one Cydia strobilella chromosome 14, ilCydStro3.1, whole genome shotgun sequence genomic window:
- the LOC134747015 gene encoding uncharacterized protein LOC134747015 isoform X11, with translation MEVQFRSHHKTGLESANFLAALRRFIARRGKPKELDFWRRWSRDYIGTLQERTKWRSARGPSLAVDTVVLVRDERLPPCRWRLGKIVATQPGRDGVTRVAVIRTARGDIQRAFNNICPLPTSGEVI, from the exons ATGGAAGTCCAATTCCGAAGTCATCATAAAACGG GGCTCGAGTCAGCCAATTTCCTGGCGGCGCTGCGACGATTCATCGCCAGGAGAGGTAAACCGAAGGAGTTG GACTTCTGGCGGCGCTGGTCACGTGACTACATCGGAACGCTGCAGGAACGCACGAAGTGGAGGAGCGCGCGCGGCCCAAGCCTCGCAGTCGACACCGTCGTCCTGGTACGAGACGAGCGTCTGCCGCCCTGCCGGTGGAGGCTGGGCAAGATCGTCGCGACGCAGCCGGGCCGGGATGGCGTCACCAGGGTGGCCGTCATCCGAACCGCCAGAGGGGACATCCAACGCGCGTTCAATAACATTTGTCCATTACCTACTTCGGGTGAAGtcatataa
- the LOC134747015 gene encoding uncharacterized protein LOC134747015 isoform X6 yields the protein MEVQFRSHHKTGLESANFLAALRRFIARRGKPKELVSDNSTTFHGASNELKDLQKYLQDSSSELVSHCADEGIKWSFIPVYTPHMGSLWESSIKLTKYHLKRVLGLSLLTYEQFVSILYQVESMVNSRPLCPLPSSNPDYPVLTPAHFLIGKAPNSLPDEDYNHVPKNRLTHYQLLQQITQDFWRRWSRDYIGTLQERTKWRSARGPSLAVDTVVLVRDERLPPCRWRLGKIVATQPGRDGVTRVAVIRTARGDIQRAFNNICPLPTSGEVI from the exons ATGGAAGTCCAATTCCGAAGTCATCATAAAACGG GGCTCGAGTCAGCCAATTTCCTGGCGGCGCTGCGACGATTCATCGCCAGGAGAGGTAAACCGAAGGAGTTGGTGAGTGACAATTCAACAACCTTTCATGGGGCTAGTAACGAGctaaaagatttacaaaaatacctacaggacAGCTCGAGCGAGCTAGTATCTCATTGCGCAGACGAGGGCATAAAATGGAGTTTTATTCCTGTCTATACACCTCATATGGGGTCCCTATgggaatctagtataaaacttaccaaatatcatttaaaaagagtGTTAGGGTTATCTTTGTTAACTTACGAACAATTTGTATCAATCCTATATCAGGTAGAATCTATGGTAAATTCTAGGCCACTATGTCCCTTACCTAGTTCAAATCCTGACTATCCTGTCCTTACGCCAGCTCACTTTTTAATTGGAAAAGCACCAAATTCACTTCCGGACGAAGATTATAACCATGTACCAAAGAACCGATTAACTCACTATCAACTTTTGCAACAAATCACGCAGGACTTCTGGCGGCGCTGGTCACGTGACTACATCGGAACGCTGCAGGAACGCACGAAGTGGAGGAGCGCGCGCGGCCCAAGCCTCGCAGTCGACACCGTCGTCCTGGTACGAGACGAGCGTCTGCCGCCCTGCCGGTGGAGGCTGGGCAAGATCGTCGCGACGCAGCCGGGCCGGGATGGCGTCACCAGGGTGGCCGTCATCCGAACCGCCAGAGGGGACATCCAACGCGCGTTCAATAACATTTGTCCATTACCTACTTCGGGTGAAGtcatataa